A region from the Geovibrio ferrireducens genome encodes:
- a CDS encoding aminotransferase class IV, whose protein sequence is MIIWKNGVLTNADERFGLPAFRYGFGFFESILYNGSKICHLDKHLRRLRNSLEEYGCVFNRMDYAKHMTEVIEANSLTGKRAKINIYAFETEPDGSTQTDISAYEYTTNISEYRLNIHDRHQVSHLNRHKSMNWAHQFLALRRAIKGGYDNSLLVGEDNEIFEAASGAVLFRQGDRFVTTPAANRLPSLSLEIAGEVFPVEEREIHLWDLEEFENCWFLNSMIGAKPVSCISVFTFEPDHETAQKITGAVCG, encoded by the coding sequence ATGATAATCTGGAAAAACGGTGTGCTTACAAATGCTGATGAAAGGTTCGGGCTGCCCGCCTTCAGATACGGCTTCGGCTTTTTTGAATCCATATTGTACAACGGCAGCAAGATATGCCACCTTGACAAACATTTACGCAGGCTCCGAAACTCCCTTGAAGAATACGGCTGTGTTTTTAACCGGATGGATTACGCAAAGCACATGACGGAAGTGATAGAGGCCAACTCCCTCACGGGTAAAAGGGCAAAAATCAACATCTATGCATTTGAAACAGAACCTGACGGAAGCACTCAGACAGATATAAGCGCCTATGAATACACAACAAATATAAGTGAATACAGGCTGAATATACATGACCGCCATCAGGTTTCCCATCTGAACAGGCATAAATCCATGAACTGGGCGCATCAGTTCCTCGCACTGAGAAGAGCAATAAAAGGCGGCTATGACAACTCGCTTCTGGTCGGTGAGGATAATGAGATATTTGAAGCCGCCTCAGGCGCGGTTCTGTTCAGGCAGGGGGACAGGTTTGTCACAACTCCCGCCGCAAACCGCCTGCCGAGCTTAAGCCTTGAGATAGCGGGGGAAGTCTTCCCTGTTGAGGAGCGGGAGATCCATCTGTGGGATCTGGAGGAGTTTGAAAACTGCTGGTTCCTCAATTCCATGATAGGCGCTAAGCCTGTTTCATGCATATCGGTGTTCACATTTGAGCCGGATCACGAAACAGCACAGAAGATAACCGGGGCGGTATGCGGCTAA
- a CDS encoding aminodeoxychorismate/anthranilate synthase component II, whose protein sequence is MRIIISDNSDSFTHNLAHLVFRVSGFRPAVMHWTELTPGKASDADHLFISPGPGCPAEYPLYSFIKNISLPVTGICLGMQILNEVHGGSTLRAPVPVHGKTDVIKWRGGSYRVARYHSLYCGRVADCFAAESANAGGLPMIIRHKEKPFTGFQFHPESFLTEKGEEFIAYALGK, encoded by the coding sequence ATGAGAATAATAATATCCGACAACAGCGACAGCTTTACACATAATCTTGCCCATCTGGTGTTCCGGGTTTCGGGCTTCAGACCTGCCGTTATGCACTGGACGGAGCTTACACCCGGAAAGGCCTCGGATGCGGATCATCTGTTCATCTCCCCCGGTCCCGGCTGCCCTGCGGAATACCCGCTTTATTCGTTCATAAAAAACATTTCGCTCCCCGTTACGGGTATATGTCTCGGAATGCAGATACTGAACGAAGTCCACGGCGGCTCAACCCTGCGCGCCCCTGTGCCTGTTCACGGCAAGACGGATGTCATAAAATGGCGGGGCGGCTCATACCGCGTTGCCAGATACCACTCGCTGTACTGCGGCAGGGTGGCGGACTGCTTTGCCGCAGAATCCGCCAACGCTGGCGGGCTGCCGATGATAATACGCCATAAGGAAAAACCCTTCACGGGGTTTCAGTTTCACCCCGAATCATTCCTTACGGAAAAAGGGGAGGAGTTCATAGCCTATGCGCTGGGAAAGTGA
- a CDS encoding chorismate-binding protein produces the protein MRWESELIRRLAAKYRTDIICSGDECTCFIEPCAVFEITEGTDINEIKSFAFSSETAGFFSYDFGMLLRGVQTSKKRFFPLGMLKKYSAKITFTQNGEEGDVHLLKDLPPVPEPQHISRGNRISSSAGRDEYIKGCTRTLEEIRSGNTYQLNYAVAHSFRDPHFEPLNEFFRLTGDSPAAFAAYFDAGRYKILSSSPERFIKADNGLILSQPIKGTLRTDKDGLTDAHRLTESPKESAELAMIIDMIRNDVGINSRSGSANVSGFKSVFRINSLLQMYGNVTAELREDADVIDLLLDAFPGGSVTGCPKKRSMEIIDTLEPFMRGIYCGSIFRINGKNSMDSSICIRTGVYDTGEKTFTFYSGSGIVTDSDPLAEYHETMSKAEKFMEVFG, from the coding sequence ATGCGCTGGGAAAGTGAGCTTATACGCCGTCTGGCGGCAAAATACAGAACGGATATAATCTGCTCCGGTGATGAATGCACATGCTTCATTGAGCCCTGCGCAGTGTTTGAAATAACCGAAGGCACAGACATAAACGAGATAAAGAGCTTCGCCTTCTCCAGTGAGACTGCGGGCTTTTTCTCATATGACTTCGGCATGCTCCTGCGAGGAGTACAAACATCCAAGAAACGCTTCTTCCCTTTGGGAATGCTGAAAAAATACTCCGCCAAAATAACCTTCACCCAAAACGGCGAGGAAGGGGACGTACACCTGCTGAAAGACCTGCCCCCTGTGCCGGAACCTCAGCATATAAGCAGGGGGAACAGGATTTCCTCATCCGCAGGAAGGGATGAATACATAAAAGGCTGCACACGCACACTGGAAGAGATACGCAGCGGCAACACATATCAGCTTAATTATGCCGTAGCCCATTCTTTCCGTGATCCGCACTTTGAGCCGCTGAATGAGTTCTTCCGGCTGACGGGCGACTCCCCCGCGGCGTTTGCCGCTTACTTTGATGCCGGAAGATACAAGATACTCAGCAGTTCGCCGGAGCGGTTCATAAAAGCGGATAACGGGCTGATCCTCAGCCAGCCGATCAAAGGCACACTCCGCACGGACAAGGACGGACTGACAGACGCTCACAGGCTCACGGAGAGCCCGAAGGAATCCGCTGAACTCGCCATGATCATAGACATGATACGCAATGACGTGGGTATAAACTCACGCTCAGGCTCGGCTAATGTGAGCGGTTTTAAATCCGTCTTCCGCATCAACAGCCTGCTCCAGATGTACGGCAATGTTACGGCAGAGCTGAGGGAGGACGCGGATGTTATTGACCTTCTGCTGGATGCCTTCCCCGGCGGTTCCGTAACGGGCTGCCCGAAGAAGCGGAGCATGGAGATAATCGACACCCTTGAGCCGTTCATGCGGGGAATATACTGCGGAAGCATATTCAGGATAAACGGAAAAAACAGCATGGACTCCTCAATCTGCATAAGAACCGGAGTGTATGATACGGGTGAAAAAACATTCACTTTTTATTCCGGCAGCGGTATAGTGACAGATTCCGATCCGCTTGCGGAGTATCATGAAACCATGAGCAAGGCGGAAAAATTCATGGAGGTTTTCGGATGA